GAAAAATAATGCCGGCTTGCAGACGCTATGCCATAGAGGCCGGGCCCCCACTCGATAACATTGAGATAGAGCTCCAGAATCCGCTTTTTACTGCACATTCTTTCGATCTGCGCCGCCAGCACCGCCTCGCGCAATTTGCGCAGAGGATTTTTCGAAGGACTTAAATACAGATTTTTCACCAGCTGTTGCGTGATGGTGGAGCCGCCAGCGGAAAAACGTTTTCGCTCCAAATCTTTCTCCAGAGCGACCTTGATGCCCTCCCAGTCAAAGCCGTCGTGCTGGAAAAACTTGTCGTCTTCTGCTATCAGCACCGCCTGAATCAACAACGGCGAGATAGAAGACAGCGGCGACCAGTTGGACAGACGAAGGGAATTGCCATCTTTACGAGCAGCCTGCTTCTGGCGGAAACGCATCATGGCGGTTTCCGTCGGATTTTTCGTCTTCAGGGAGTTGATCTGCCTGTAGCCGGACACGGCCGTGACAATGACCACACTTAAAAAGACCAACAGCAGAATGCCCAGCGCTATCAAGATCCATCTCCAGTAGAGGGGCCGGCGCGACGCCGGCTTGTTGATTACGGGGTCCATGACGATTCCTTTGCTCGATTGATTCCGCTGAAAATATAATAAAAACCGGCTGGGGTGCAAGCTTTTTCTGTTGAATAGCACGATGGAGATACTTATTTTAAGTCCTCGCAGCGCTATGAGAAGAGGGCTTGATATGCGCATCATCGATATCATCGGCAAAAAACGCGACGGCCTTTCCCTCAGCGATGAGGAGATCCATTTCGCCGTCCACGGGTACTCAGCCGGCGATATAGCGGACTATCAGATGTCCGCCCTGCTGATGGCCATCTATTTGCAAGGTATGAGTCTGGACGAAACCCTTGCGCTTCTGCAAGCCATGCTTCAGTCCGGGGATCTCATCGATCTCTCGCAAGTGCCGGGGCCCAAGATCGATAAACACAGCACCGGTGGTGTGGGTGACAAAGTATCTTTGGTTCTGGCGCCGCTGATCGCCGCTGCGGGCATTACGGTGCCCATGATCTCGGGCCGAGGCCTGGGCCATACCGGCGGAACGCTGGACAAATTGGAATCCATCCCCGGGTTCCGCTGTTCGCTCAGCAAGACGAAATTTACAGCGCAATTGCGCCGAATCGGCGTCGCCATGATCGGCCAAACCAACCGCCTTGTGCCGGCAGATAAAAAAATCTATGCGCTCAGAGATGCCACGGCCACCATCGCCTCTATTCCCTTGATCACTGCCAGCATTCTGAGCAAAAAACTCGCAGAAGGCGCCACCGGCCTGGTCCTGGATGTAAAATTCGGCTCCGGCGCGTTCATGAAAGACGTGCAAGCGGCCCGGACTTTGGCGGAAAATGTTGTGCGTACAGCCAATGGATATGGACTGCCAACCTCCGCCGTGATCTCGTCCATGGAACAACCGCTGGGC
This region of bacterium genomic DNA includes:
- the mtgA gene encoding monofunctional biosynthetic peptidoglycan transglycosylase gives rise to the protein MDPVINKPASRRPLYWRWILIALGILLLVFLSVVIVTAVSGYRQINSLKTKNPTETAMMRFRQKQAARKDGNSLRLSNWSPLSSISPLLIQAVLIAEDDKFFQHDGFDWEGIKVALEKDLERKRFSAGGSTITQQLVKNLYLSPSKNPLRKLREAVLAAQIERMCSKKRILELYLNVIEWGPGLYGIASASRHYFSKPPGALQAGEAIRLASVLPNPLRYSPVHDTNRRMRRQRLRLAESLFKRGLVDETAYQQLTAEFSGSTKEQP
- a CDS encoding thymidine phosphorylase, which gives rise to MRIIDIIGKKRDGLSLSDEEIHFAVHGYSAGDIADYQMSALLMAIYLQGMSLDETLALLQAMLQSGDLIDLSQVPGPKIDKHSTGGVGDKVSLVLAPLIAAAGITVPMISGRGLGHTGGTLDKLESIPGFRCSLSKTKFTAQLRRIGVAMIGQTNRLVPADKKIYALRDATATIASIPLITASILSKKLAEGATGLVLDVKFGSGAFMKDVQAARTLAENVVRTANGYGLPTSAVISSMEQPLGNAIGNWLEVQEAVQALQGRGPSDLMEITYELGAEMLRLAGSTKTRADLERIIDSGAALEKFLSLVAAQGGDQACLLKPKRYPAPKYQHPLYSQGEGYLLSIDALAVGQACVTLGGGRNQMHETIDHKAGILLWKKCGDPVHSGELLAMLYSDRKDALADAFLQLKNAFRLSETRPQPPSLIHQIFRS